A genomic region of Fluviispira vulneris contains the following coding sequences:
- a CDS encoding PilZ domain-containing protein, which yields MTDSSRVENRAHQRFTSKAIVQIIADEDTSAVMGTINNISAGGVSLNLEVDNIKRGYKVGCTVTFEMPVRMFGIDSEDKLTLKAEIKRATNLGKTISCQFQNLKDSEIAVLNKGLRILEVVNKISTKKTQQN from the coding sequence ATGACAGATTCATCAAGAGTTGAAAATAGAGCTCATCAGCGCTTCACTAGCAAAGCAATCGTTCAGATTATTGCCGATGAAGACACGTCTGCTGTCATGGGAACTATAAATAATATTTCTGCGGGTGGGGTCAGTTTGAACTTAGAGGTCGATAATATTAAGCGTGGTTATAAAGTGGGTTGTACTGTTACTTTTGAAATGCCTGTAAGAATGTTTGGTATCGACTCTGAAGATAAATTAACACTAAAAGCAGAAATCAAGAGAGCGACCAATTTAGGAAAAACAATTTCCTGCCAATTCCAAAATTTGAAAGATTCTGAAATTGCGGTGTTGAATAAAGGTCTTCGTATCCTTGAAGTTGTGAATAAAATCTCCACTAAAAAAACGCAGCAGAATTGA